One genomic segment of Leishmania braziliensis MHOM/BR/75/M2904 complete genome, chromosome 7 includes these proteins:
- a CDS encoding putative protein kinase, giving the protein MLSDPMVMLTHSAPSAPSPSTATLQLRASTWWRWGTKRSRQNGGHDGGAMDTDSSNSSAASSSVSATIVVLAALTAATASITYHVYQLLTRSSYRHRSQSAPRCRPRTRHGEVLGSSPASEITMESVDTAAPLSHNTARSGSSTGWRSSSVDGCGSAAAHVVARANPSSAVGSEGELHQGRLREEDVGVRQLSLIPVAGIATDAGALCGNRDMSFGQHSGLSSQLAHDGTAALHDRRTTSATAANPSSPPPATPRVLLSSPYDLESYGLQGLAGGAHGWRRVFGLLKPEPRRRSERDGPFAEDRDAAVAGAPGHRAPRSLTRTYEDSRVTAIEDPALLRESVRAISQATAAAETKSPAQSTSTAASIYRSDAVRSDVSVHSSTSRQSVTMAKPHAAQWYSHDRQLSSLTATTAVSTSTNVSTQQSPSPRLILPAAEAPTPPSRFLNSLSFHVLHYLSFCASRSTGSNAPGANTTAGEANSSTAGSGMHTMSTANTYVTSAALAMAQRNLQRDISALVAATASVRPAASASSTSSASRTHTACCSTMSLVTVSPRAADTAFCKSQLRDQEVAAAAPCLSVVTLHTSSSRSIGQSRKGLTAEEEEEGATQHVVGSRVLMEEDGQQQGIGCSPNPQGTDVCHEEPDSSWQRDISVTRSGRSQCGVSMLDSAQERKVAPLPSLTAPSGVAAAAVGAAAECCVSPVLPKEASTEASDAAGTEPTGAPRFPPSTAHRRTIAEQLAVLTGRREQQRLYTQQLLESRRLTRLGSGVENGLMSPLATSSSPTNADAAAVPTMDFRNAELSSTGTSGMCGPSSGASQYYTDTAPGVYYSSLLQLYHYESHAYSDITTEVQQWRRQRQWDHIASLGACAPTTPKARVGDEGVVNGVHTTTRMATGVATAKAAASRRSMERSAVETSLTAATEAAAALKASASAGTAGLTSGVGSVAPLGQPKLASPSNERRVDDLTVKQQDDGSASYSISLTYHDSETGTSRTVKTSALPPLRRCDAGAPPPGLSSLSGGPAVRPAPHPTHPAAMAAALTSLAAGVTFHTHSRSVSGGAAAHARAAGSALALPEMVTATGKSLLHAQRCRAFNAEDKNAASTTLCLAEEARASGERPRLAARSSSSAGGILKCCNSSVPALAAADAASANPPCNTEATATPGRILPFAAPLPPTEPQHGPRLRGVAGRNGEMAIGAFLGGGACGKVYECLNTETGQVLAAKQIVFDAKDRRLRTRLKQLELELEVLTLAARHHVPWIVGFFGAEKRGHSVLMYLEYCRYGSLLDYMVEGNSADAAVWSPSAAPDGAAPQLLTGHAGGSSGRSFDANGSPPVAAVETRGRNADTMNNAANSLITNSPPQGLREVRKRHTQPAAAPTLSCQEQQRQQQQQTTDVGSTTTGEVQREETEAAATSGHASPYVCTRQEESVEGEEYAAHRGEAGLAVAAASVSSSASSVVFSGSALDTMPLSEALNPQMPPLSIEQAQRFAKQIVEGLCFLHQHNYAHLDVKTANVLVAADEECRLADLGCAMRLQPPPPSSLWQQQGGPAGTGNPVKGGPDGDLDDALSPPPYPVLVDRDAITELRGTALYMAPEMIRFESHVIGSPADVWSLGCVVMEMTTGCAPWRHISKDKLRVLYRIGSARDELPLPPLIHAWAEKAREWLAQERLSAAAAAEQQDVVEACAMEADDVAQAPCSCSATKMYPEDSDVDRNNDVVCGNRDKAASDKLGEPCSSRRRLEQGASGSDSSSMAVDRAGKQGPPAFSVVDTSRSSCEDNATQRSWSSLAPEMPAALSTFTTSARASASSLSFARVVSAPTAGPLIDPTKGGDENAAAVEAEERLFRGQSRVMRLYVALEDFVAACVKLRPEDRSSAAELLRHPFLTLCKDDV; this is encoded by the coding sequence ATGCTAAGCGATCCGATGGTGATGCTGACACACTCGGCgccgtctgcgccgtcgccatcTACCGCCACCCTACAGCTCCGCGCCTCAACATGGTGGAGATGGGGGACGAAGCGGTCCAGGCAAAACGGCGGTcatgacggcggcgccatggACACCGACTCATCGAATTCGTCGGCAGCATCGTCGAGTGTGTCGGCGACCATAGTGGTGCTGGCCGCGCTGACAGCTGCGACGGCCTCGATAACATACCACGTCTACCAGCTGCTGACCCGCAGCAGCTACCGGCACCGTAGCCAGTCTGCGCCTCGTTGTCGCCCCCGCACGAGGCATGGAGAGGTTTTAGGTTCTTCGCCAGCGAGTGAGATTACGATGGAGAGCGTTGACACTGCCGCCCCGCTGTCACACAACACCGCGAGGAGTGGCTCGTCAACAggttggcgcagcagctcagtTGATGGCTGcggctccgcagcagcgcacgtcgTCGCTCGCGCGAATCCGTCGTCGGCCGTGGGGTCAGAGGGTGAGCTTCACCAGGGGCGTCTACGCGAGGAGGACGTGGGGGTGAGGCAGCTTTCGCTCATTCCCGTTGCGGGTATCGCCACTGACGCCGGTGCTCTCTGCGGCAACCGCGACATGTCATTTGGGCAGCACAGTGGGCTGTCCTCGCAGCTGGCCCATGATGGCACTGCAGCACTTCATGACCGGCGCACTACATCAGCCACGGCTGCCAACccatcgtcaccgccgccagcaacTCCCAGGGTGCTCCTGAGCAGCCCGTACGACTTGGAGTCGTACGGACTGCAGGGCCTCGCCGGCGGCGCCCACGGGTGGAGGCGCGTGTTTGGGTTGCTGAAGCCTGagccgcgcaggcgcagcgagcGGGATGGCCCTTTCGCTGAAGATAGAGATGCAGCCGTTGCTGGCGCACCTGGCCACCGCGCGCCGCGGTCACTGACGCGCACGTACGAAGACTCCCGCGTTACCGCTATTGAGGAcccggcactgctgcgggaGAGTGTCAGAGCCATTTCGcaggccaccgccgccgccgagacGAAGTCCCCGGCGCAGAGTACGTCAACTGCAGCGAGCATTTatcgcagcgacgccgtgaGGAGTGACGTCTcggtgcacagcagcacgtcgAGGCAGTCGGTGACAATGGCGAAGCCGCACGCGGCGCAGTGGTACAGCCACGATCGGCAACTCTCTTCCCTgactgccaccactgccgtctCCACGTCAACAAACGTGTCCACACAGCAGTCGCCTTCGCCACGGCTCATCTTGCCGGCTGCCGAGGCGCCGACGCCACCGAGTCGCTTTCTTaactccctctcttttcatGTGCTACACTACCTCAGCTTCTGCGCGAGCCGCAGCACAGGCAGCAACGCTCCTGGAGCCAACACAACAGCCGGTGAGGCGAACTCCAGCACAGCTGGGAGTGGCATGCACACAATGTCCACCGCCAATACGTACGTTACTTCAGCGGCGTTAGCAATGGCGCAGCGCAATCTGCAACGGGACATCTCTGCTTTGGTGGCCGCGACAGCATCCGTACGGCCGGCGGCCTCTGCATCTTCGACCTCCTCAGCTtctcgcacgcacacagcatGCTGCTCCACCATGTCGTTGGTGACTGTGTCTCCGCGGGCTGCTGACACAGCGTTCTGCAAGTCGCAACTGCGGGAtcaggaggtggcggcggcggcgccctGCTTATCGGTCGTCACACTgcacacgagcagcagccgcagcatcgGACAGTCGAGGAAAGGTTTgacagcagaggaggaggaggagggggcgacTCAGCACGTCGTGGGGTCGCGCGTGCTCATGGAGGAggatgggcagcagcagggcatTGGTTGCAGTCCTAACCCTCAGGGCACGGATGTCTGCCATGAAGAGCCTGACAGCTCGTGGCAACGCGATATCAGTGTGACGCGGAGTGGTAGGAGTCAGTGCGGAGTGAGTATGCTGGACTCTGCGCAGGAGCGAAAGgtggcgccactgccgtcgcTTACTGCACCCAGcggagtggcagcagcagcagttggcgccgcggccgagTGTTGCGTGTCGCCGGTGTTACCCAAGGAGGCGTCCACGGAGGCATCGGACGCTGCAGGAACCGAGCCGACAGGCGCGCCCCGTTTCCCCCCAAGCACGGCTCACCGTCGCACCATCGCCGAGCAGCTGGCCGTCCTGACGGGTCgtcgagagcagcagcgtctctaCACACAGCAGCTGTTGGAAAGCAGGAGGCTGACCAGGCTTGGCTCTGGGGTCGAAAATGGGCTGATGTCCCCCTTGGCCACTTCCTCGTCCCCTACCAACgcggatgctgctgcggtacCGACGATGGACTTCCGTAATGCGgagctcagcagcaccggcaccagCGGTATGTGCGGTCCATCCTCCGGGGCTTCTCAGTACTACACGGACACGGCGCCAGGGGTATACTACTCctccctgctgcagctgtacCACTACGAGAGCCACGCTTACTCTGATATCACAACTGAggtgcagcagtggaggcgACAGCGTCAGTGGGACCATATTGCGAGTCTCGGCGCATGCGCCCCCACTACCCCAAAGGCGAGGGTAGGGGATGAGGGGGTAGTGAACGGGGTACATACAACAACGAGGATGGCGACAGGAGTGGCAACGGCAAAGGCCGCAGCTTCAAGACGCTCTATGGAGCGTTCGGCGGTCGAGACGAGCCTCACGGCCGCCACggaggccgccgcggctCTCAAGGCCTCTGCATCGGCAGGTACTGCTGGGCTGACATCCGGCGTGGGCAGCGTAGCCCCACTGGGCCAGCCAAAGCTGGCGTCGCCGTCAAACGAGCGCCGCGTTGATGACTTGACTGTGAAGCAGCAGGATGATGGCTCGGCCTCGTATTCGATCTCCCTTACTTACCACGACAGCGAAACCGGCACCTCGCGCACAGTGAAGACGAGCGCgctaccgccgctgcgccgttgtGACGCAGGGGCGCCGCCTCCTggtctctcgtctctctccggCGGCCCAGCCGTGCGGCCGGCCCCACACCCGACCCACCCAGCAgccatggcagcggcgctaaCCTCGCTGGCGGCCGGTGTTACGTTTCACACCCACTCACGCAGCGtcagtggtggtgcggccGCTCACGCACGTGCCGCAGGTTCTGCGCTAGCGCTTCCCGAAATGGTCACCGCGACGGGGAAGTCACTGCTTCACGCTCAGCGGTGTCGAGCATTCAATGCAGAGGACAAGAATGCCGCGTCGACGACGCTTTGTCTtgctgaggaggcgagggCTAGTGGTGAGCGACCGAGGCtggcggcgcgcagcagcagtagcgctGGCGGCATCCTGAAGTGTTGTAACTCCTCGGTACcggcgctggcagcagcTGATGCAGCGAGCGCTAACCCTCCGTGCAACACGGAGGCTACAGCCACCCCCGGCAGGATACTCCCGTTTGctgcgccgttgccgcctACAGAGCCGCAGCATGGCCCCCGGTTGCGGGGTGTCGCAGGGCGCAATGGCGAGATGGCGATTGGCGCCTTCCTTGGAGGTGGCGCCTGTGGCAAGGTGTACGAGTGCCTTAACACAGAGACCGGGCAAGTGCTGGCCGCGAAGCAGATCGTCTTCGATGCGAAGGACCGGAGGCTACGGACACGGttgaagcagctggagctcGAGCTGGAGGTACTGACACTCGCAGCGCGTCATCACGTGCCGTGGATTGTGGGTTTCTTCGGTGCCGAGAAGCGCGGTCACTCAGTCCTCATGTACCTCGAATACTGCCGGTACGGCTCCTTGCTGGATTACATGGTGGAAGGCAACAGCGCTGACGCTGCGGTGTGGAGCCCCAGCGCTGCTCCTGATGGTGCTGCTCCGCAGTTGTTGACTGGCCATGCCGGCGGCAGCTCAGGCCGTAGCTTCGACGCCAATGGCAGCCCACCAGTCGCTGCAGTAGAGACGCGGGGGCGGAATGCCGACACCATGAACAACGCCGCCAACAGTCTGATTACGAATTCCCCACCTCAGGGTCTGCGCGAGGTGCGCAAGCGTCACACCCAgccagctgccgcgccaACACTGAGTTGCCAAGaacaacagcggcagcagcagcagcaaaccaCAGATGTCGGTTCTACCACTACGGGGGAAGTTcagagggaggagacggaggcAGCTGCAACGTCTGGTCACGCTTCCCCGTACGTCTGCACGCGCCAGGAAGAGAGTGTTGAGGGTGAAGAGTACGCTGCGCATCGTGGGGAGGCTggcctcgccgtcgccgccgcttccgTCTCTTCGTCAGCCAGCTCTGTTGTCTTCTCCGGCTCGGCGTTGGACACGATGCCGCTCAGCGAGGCGCTAAACCCTCAGATGCCGCCCTTGTCGAtcgagcaggcgcagcgctTCGCGAAACAAATCGTCGAGGGTCTTTGCTTTCTGCATCAGCACAACTACGCCCACCTCGATGTGAAGACGGCGAACGTGCTCGTCGCGGCTGACGAGGAGTGCCGCTTAGCGGACCTCGGGTGCGCTATGCGCCTccagccaccgccaccgtcgtcactgtggcagcagcaaggtGGGCCGGCAGGGACGGGCAACCCTGTGAAGGGAGGCCCCGACGGCGACCTTGATGATGCCTTGTCGCCGCCCCCCTACCCAGTGTTGGTAGACCGAGACGCCATCACCGAACTTCGCGGCACGGCCCTTTACATGGCGCCAGAGATGATCCGCTTCGAGAGCCACGTCATCGGCAGTCCCGCCGATGTGTGGTCGCTGGGATGCGTCGTGATGGAGATGACGACTGGCTGCGCCCCCTGGCGGCACATTTCTAAGGACAAACTGCGCGTACTATACCGTATCGGCTCGGCACGCGATGAgttgccgttgccgccgctcATACATGCATGGGCGGAGAAGGCCAGAGAGTGGCTGGCGCAGGAGCGTCtgtcggcagcggctgctgctgagcagcaggATGTGGTGGAGGCATGTGCGATGGAGGCAGACGACGTTGCTCAAGCGCCTTGCAGCTGCTCAGCTACGAAAATGTACCCAGAGGACAGCGATGTTGACCGAAACAACGATGTCGTGTGCGGCAACCGCGACAAGGCGGCTTCAGACAAGCTTGGTGAACCGTGCTCGAGTCGCCGGCGCCTCGAGCAGGGCGCGTCTGGTAGCGATAGCAGCAGCATGGCGGTGGATCGTGCTGGCAAGCAAGGGCCTCCAGCTTTCAGTGTTGTGGACACGAGCCGCAGCAGTTGCGAAGACAACGCCACGCAGCGATCCTGGTCGTCCTTGGCCCCGGAGATGCCAGCTGCTCTAAGCACCTTTACCACTAGCGCTCGCGCCAGCGCATCGTCCTTGTCCTTCGCACGCGTTGTCTCTGCGCCGACCGCGGGTCCGCTGATCGACCCGACCAAGGGCGGTGACGAGAATGCCGCGGCTGTCGAAGCCGAGGAGCGGCTCTTCCGGGGCCAATCGCGCGTCATGCGCCTCTACGTGGCACTGGAGGACTTCGTTGCCGCGTGTGTGAAGTTGCGACCAGAggaccgcagcagcgcggcagagCTTCTCCGCCATCCTTTCCTGACTCTCTGCAAAGATGATGTGTAG
- a CDS encoding topoisomerase-related function protein-like protein, with protein sequence MKRRGGRVVSSNRTVVGPTSAGATPAAPDLPSAVDSHGAPVAAAAPLLSSVTPPTTPVARDESGAVGHLAVSASAEVRDVPTPTLTIPTLDIFARFQSKRDDFDANWLLLQEDPVAKDEKPPIAAHLSEKLRRHQAQLSAHRAAAAVDRTRQGKDRAVPSAVATKMVSTVSGDALDTVATEGPRQGRRQRRSGSYDSAEDSGSDGGGDDDEEYMPEDRAASQYKRRRTSEKVGAKDQGSAVVALAGGSFSMSRPAGSTAAAAAASACAEEAFMNPLNSLAKDEEEGDAEADHEGLIGDYLNFQLTSTTGRQALGADALEATVRLQSSLSCDEQRNAGDRSSPRSQGQRRQTSSSPQQAERDRVLVVPLWSIARMEQNGGYCRASPLIALHQEITDLVDYLRPTEAEVAMRRYIEKKIGLLVDRLWPGSSVLVYGSMYTHLLLPLSDLDVTLLDVPVPVEEALSALAKEISNAGLCENAYPQVILKTKVPLIKFVHKGSLIDVDISVGAVDGKRNSECIVQYMNAYPEALPLILVVKYFVMQRGMHEPYHGGLGSYATTLLVVAFLRQHPIYTTQPEQRAMTGLGKLLVDFFRMCGQYWNYRRVAVCLEGYAALRNGDDPMDVNAPNDEGDFRVRADCGGTGGSQMKSPVLPSSPRGLMGPTQAWIEDPVDASNNAASSLRLFHSLSSMFAYAYLALTGDFEGAAADASSPSSSDVNCRPTLLSRIFHADAEMVYRRRAVAVTYEQLNAEMPAFMKEVRHFRRDEDAAMLQHNCDRAAHSWRARRLLRREGHAVLFPQRRNITSLEERLALSRLQESSSPPPPESKLGAAKHQREPEREDDHRKAQHSRRDYSVVSSRSTSKSSSYTSGSESNASSVRVDVTRRTERSRKLQQ encoded by the coding sequence ATGAAACGTCGCGGAGGCCGTGTCGTGAGCTCCAACCGCACTGTGGTTGGCCCGACAAGCGCTGGTGCTACTCCCGCCGCGCCAGACCTTCCTTCCGCTGTCGACAGCCACGGTGCGCccgtcgctgcggctgcaccgcTATTATCGTCTGTGACGCCACCGACAACGCCAGTCGCGAGGGATGAGTCAGGCGCTGTTGGTCACCTTGCCGTTAGCGCGAGCGCCGAGGTGAGGGATGTGCCGACGCCGACACTGACCATACCGACGCTTGATATATTCGCGCGTTTTCAAAGCAAGCGGGACGACTTTGACGCGAACTGGCTCTTGCTGCAGGAGGACCCCGTGGCGAAGGATGAGAAGCCTCCGATTGCCGCGCACCTTTCGGAGAAGCTTCGTCGTCATCAGGCGCAGCTGAGTGCCCaccgtgccgctgcagcagtggatCGAACTCGCCAGGGCAAAGACCGTGCTGTGCCTTCGGCTGTTGCCACGAAGATGGTAAGTACTGTGAGTGGCGACGCCCTCGACACCGTTGCGACGGAGGGCCCACGGCAGGggcgccgtcagcgccgtTCCGGAAGCTATGACTCTGCTgaagacagcggcagcgacggcggtggcgacgatgaTGAGGAGTACATGCCCGAGGATCGCGCGGCGTCGCAGTACAAGAGGCGGAGGACGTCAGAGAAGGTGGGCGCCAAGGATCAAGGCTCTGCGGTTGTGGCTCTCGCTGGTGGCTCTTTCTCTATGAGTAGGCCTGCAGGgagtactgctgctgctgctgctgctagtGCCTGTGCCGAGGAAGCCTTCATGAACCCGCTCAATTCCTTAgcgaaggacgaggaggaaggggatgCAGAGGCCGATCACGAAGGCCTCATTGGCGACTACCTGAATTTCCAACTCACTTCCACGACGGGAAGGCAGGCGCTTGGTGCCGATGCACTGGAGGCAACCGTGCGCCTGcagtcctctctctcttgtgaCGAGCAGCGCAACGCGGGTGACCGTAGTTCCCCTCGTAGCcaggggcagcggcgccagacATCATCATCACCGCAGCAGGCGGAGCGGGATCGTGTGTTGGTGGTGCCGTTATGGAGCATCGCGCGGATGGAGCAGAACGGAGGCTACTGTCGCGCCAGTCCCCTCATCGCCCTCCACCAGGAGATCACGGACCTTGTTGATTACCTTCGCCCAacagaggcggaggtggcgatgcggcgctACATCGAGAAGAAGATTGGCCTGCTGGTTGATCGACTGTGGCCTGGCAGTTCGGTGCTCGTCTATGGCAGCATGTACACCCACCTGCTACTGCCGCTGTCGGACCTTGACGTGACCCTGTTGGATgtgccggtgccggtggaggaggcgctcaGCGCCTTGGCGAAGGAGATCAGCAACGCGGGTCTGTGCGAGAATGCCTATCCACAAGTCATTCTCAAGACGAAGGTGCCGCTCATCAAGTTCGTCCACAAGGGCTCTCTCATCGACGTCGACATCAGTGTTGGCGCCGTGGACGGCAAGCGTAACTCCGAGTGCATCGTGCAGTACATGAACGCGTACCCGGAGGCCCTACCACTTATCTTGGTCGTGAAGTACTTTGTCATGCAGCGTGGCATGCATGAGCCGTACCATGGCGGGCTTGGCAGCTACGCCACCACGCTTCTCGTCGTCGCCTTCCTGCGGCAACACCCCATCTATACAACGCAGCCGGAACAGCGAGCCATGACGGGGCTAGGCAAGCTGCTGGTTGATTTTTTCCGAATGTGTGGTCAGTACTGGAACTACAGGAGGGTAGCCGTCTGCCTGGAGGGCTACGCTGCTCTGCGCAATGGGGACGACCCGATGGACGTGAACGCCCCCAACGACGAAGGCGACTTCCGCGTGCGTGCCGACTGCGGCGGCACTGGCGGCAGTCAGATGAAGTCCCCTGTTCTGCCCAGCTCCCCACGCGGCCTGATGGGCCCCACACAGGCGTGGATAGAGGATCCAGTCGACGCCTCTAACAACGCTGCCAGCTCGCTGCGGCTCTtccattctctctcttccatgTTTGCTTACGCTTACCTTGCCCTGACAGGCGACTTCGAAGGAGCGGCGGCAGATGCGTCATCGCCGTCTTCGAGTGACGTCAACTGCCGCCCGACGCTACTCTCGCGCATCTTCCATGCTGACGCGGAGATGGTGTACCGTCGGAGGGCCGTGGCTGTGACGTACGAGCAACTGAACGCCGAGATGCCGGCGTTCATGAAGGAAGTGCGACACTTTCGTCGTGATGAAGAcgcggcgatgctgcagcaCAATTGCGACCGTGCGGCACACAGCTGGCGCGCgcgacggctgctgcggcgcgaaGGCCATGCCGTTTTGTTTCCACAGCGTCGAAACATCACATCACTTGAGGAGCGATTGGCGCTGTCGCGTCTGCAGGAGTCTtcctcaccacctccgccggAGTCGAAGCTGGGCGCGGCGAAGCACCAGCGTGAGCCCGAGCGTGAGGACGACCATAGGAAGGCGCAACATAGTCGCCGAGATTATTCCGTAGTGTCTTCTCGTAGCACCTCGAAGTCGTCGTCGTACACCTCCGGCTCGGAGAGCAATGCCAGCTCGGTGCGCGTGGATGTGACAAGAAGGACAGAGCGGAGTCGGAAGCTGCAACAGTAG
- a CDS encoding putative centrin has translation MSTAGTMPLRPGTPASNVNAELSKDQLEEIREAFDLFDTDGSGTIDVRELRIAMRALGFEPRKEELQQLVSSVTGGGGSGSGGGASSGPSSSAGNANVSSDVITFAQFVQIMSHKMSHRDSREEMLKAFVLFDTEGTGKISFQNLKRVAMELGENMTDAELQEMIDEADRDGDGEVSEEEFLRLMKKTSLY, from the coding sequence ATGAGTACTGCGGGCACTATGCCGTTGAGACCGGGGACCCCCGCGTCGAACGTGAACGCCGAGCTCAGCAAGGACCAGCTGGAAGAAATCCGCGAGGCGTTTGACTTGTTCGACACGGATGGTAGCGGCACGATTGATGTGAGGGAGCTGCGCATCGCTATGCGTGCCCTGGGCTTCGAGCCCCGTAAGGAggagcttcagcagctggtCAGCAGTGTCACCgggggaggcggcagcggcagcggtggtggcgcctcCTCTGGACCGTCGTCGAGCGCCGGGAATGCGAACGTGAGCAGCGACGTGATCACCTTCGCGCAGTTTGTTCAGATCATGTCACACAAGATGTCCCACCGAGACTCGCGggaggagatgctgaagGCGTTCGTGCTCTTCGACACAGAGGGCACAGGCAAGATCTCCTTCCAGAACTTGAAGCGAGTGGCGATGGAGCTAGGCGAGAACATGACGGATGCCGAACTGCAGGAGATGATCGACGAGGCAGACCGCGACGGGGACGGCGAggtgagcgaggaggagttTCTCCGCTTGATGAAGAAGACCTCTCTGTACTAA